From one Microbacterium aurum genomic stretch:
- a CDS encoding CHAT domain-containing protein has protein sequence MTSDPAGLYTAALTLTNERRYREAEAALDAAASGADDNLRARIAGTRAFVLDQLGRPDEGEALCRRVLAGDALTAHTRGVIEGQLGSILMHRGRLDEGLEWLGRAIDTIPDDPLAVANLRMNRSLVAMQRGQLAAATADLEAAVDAYERHGDPVEVAEARHNLGYTALLGGDLVRAMREMGAARPVIAAASAANAAIGDVDMAEALREAGLVTEAERLLREAARAFHANGMPQARAEAELHLARSLLRHDPAEAARVAGRAARHFTALGARSWAHRARGVQLRAQLSGGTIDRAGRAVADLRVDERDVAPVAASLTRAGLRSDAIALRLTRELWRARHGRSAGRVPTPGETAPLEVRMLAHEVRAERAARAGRDAQARRYAASGIDELATWRASFGSLDLQTSLAMHGSTLMLTGLRAAVRSRRPDVVFEWSERARHLSVQVVPLRPPPDPEQAADLSELRLLRADAAGDDWTSDPRAIALGERLRRRQWTTTGAADLERPVDLPAAAGALDAETALLSYVFTGDGVSCVVVTAAGAALGDLAGWAEARTSLPALRSDLDMSAAVRSGPMAGVVRASLQKRLERLSALIVDRPLAVAPGAVSPRRVVITAPGVLAGLPWAMLPGLEGRAVTLATSMSHWVRGRGEGGLAGVEGSAGPVAPSAPGAATTVVAVGPRVARGMEEATLAVAAWDAGIVLSGAEATVDAVAAAATTSEVLHISAHGRHALDNPLFSGLQLADGALFGYDIDRMPTVPRAVVLSACESGRSAVRWGEEAVGMTRAWLHAGAGAVVAAPVVVADDDACELLAALHTGLAAGEAPAVALAAASARTGIRSPFLVHGNGF, from the coding sequence GTGACCTCCGACCCGGCCGGCCTCTACACCGCCGCGCTCACGCTCACCAATGAGCGGCGGTACCGGGAGGCCGAGGCGGCGCTGGATGCCGCGGCATCCGGCGCTGACGACAACCTGCGCGCCCGCATCGCGGGCACGCGTGCCTTCGTCCTGGACCAGCTCGGCCGTCCCGACGAGGGTGAAGCGCTGTGCCGGCGCGTGCTTGCCGGCGATGCGCTCACGGCGCACACGCGCGGGGTGATCGAGGGGCAGCTCGGCAGTATTCTCATGCACCGCGGCCGCCTCGATGAGGGGCTGGAGTGGCTCGGCCGCGCGATCGACACCATCCCCGACGACCCGCTGGCGGTCGCCAACCTCCGGATGAACCGCAGCCTCGTCGCGATGCAGCGCGGCCAGCTCGCCGCGGCGACCGCGGACCTCGAAGCGGCGGTGGACGCCTATGAGCGGCACGGCGATCCCGTCGAGGTCGCCGAAGCCCGCCACAACCTCGGCTACACGGCGCTGCTGGGCGGCGACCTCGTCCGCGCGATGCGCGAAATGGGCGCGGCGCGTCCCGTCATCGCGGCCGCCTCCGCCGCCAACGCCGCGATCGGCGACGTCGACATGGCCGAAGCGCTGCGGGAGGCGGGCCTGGTGACCGAGGCCGAGCGCCTGCTGCGCGAGGCCGCTCGCGCCTTCCACGCCAACGGCATGCCGCAGGCGCGCGCCGAGGCCGAACTCCACCTCGCGCGCTCCCTGCTGCGCCACGACCCCGCCGAAGCCGCCCGCGTCGCGGGGCGTGCGGCACGGCACTTCACGGCGCTGGGAGCGCGGTCGTGGGCGCATCGAGCACGGGGCGTCCAGCTGCGCGCCCAGCTGTCGGGAGGCACGATCGATCGCGCCGGCCGCGCCGTCGCGGACCTGCGTGTCGACGAGCGTGACGTGGCACCGGTGGCGGCGTCGCTCACGCGCGCCGGACTGCGCTCCGACGCGATCGCGTTGCGACTGACGCGGGAGCTCTGGCGCGCGCGCCATGGCCGCAGCGCGGGGCGGGTGCCGACGCCGGGTGAGACGGCGCCGCTCGAGGTGCGGATGCTGGCACACGAGGTGCGCGCGGAGCGCGCCGCCCGCGCGGGTCGTGACGCGCAGGCGCGCCGGTACGCGGCATCCGGGATCGACGAGCTCGCGACCTGGCGGGCGTCCTTCGGCAGCCTCGACCTGCAGACCTCCCTCGCGATGCACGGCAGCACGCTCATGCTGACCGGGCTGCGGGCGGCGGTGCGGTCGCGGCGGCCCGACGTCGTGTTCGAGTGGTCCGAGCGGGCGCGGCACCTCAGCGTGCAGGTCGTGCCGCTGCGCCCGCCGCCCGACCCTGAGCAGGCCGCCGATCTCAGCGAGCTGCGGCTGCTGCGCGCCGACGCCGCCGGCGACGACTGGACGAGCGACCCGCGCGCGATCGCGCTCGGCGAACGGCTGCGCCGTCGGCAGTGGACGACGACCGGAGCGGCGGACCTCGAGCGTCCCGTCGACCTGCCCGCGGCCGCCGGCGCGCTGGATGCCGAGACCGCCCTCCTGTCCTACGTCTTCACCGGGGACGGGGTCTCGTGCGTCGTCGTCACCGCCGCCGGCGCAGCGCTCGGCGACCTCGCCGGCTGGGCGGAGGCGCGCACCTCGCTCCCCGCGCTGCGCTCCGACCTGGACATGTCGGCCGCGGTGCGGTCGGGGCCCATGGCCGGCGTCGTCCGCGCGTCGCTGCAGAAACGGCTCGAGCGGCTGTCCGCCCTGATCGTGGACCGTCCGCTGGCGGTGGCCCCCGGTGCGGTGTCGCCGCGGCGCGTCGTGATCACGGCGCCGGGCGTGCTGGCGGGGTTGCCGTGGGCGATGCTCCCCGGGCTCGAGGGTCGCGCCGTCACCCTCGCGACGTCGATGTCGCACTGGGTGCGCGGCCGCGGAGAGGGAGGTCTTGCGGGGGTCGAGGGCTCCGCCGGCCCGGTGGCGCCCTCCGCGCCGGGGGCTGCGACCACGGTCGTCGCCGTGGGGCCGCGCGTCGCGCGCGGCATGGAGGAGGCGACGCTCGCCGTCGCGGCGTGGGATGCCGGGATCGTCCTGTCCGGCGCGGAGGCGACCGTCGATGCCGTCGCGGCCGCCGCAACGACATCGGAGGTCCTGCACATCAGCGCGCACGGCCGCCATGCCCTCGACAACCCGCTGTTCTCCGGTCTGCAGCTGGCCGACGGCGCGCTCTTCGGCTACGACATCGACCGGATGCCGACGGTCCCTCGGGCCGTCGTGCTGTCGGCGTGCGAGTCGGGCCGCTCGGCCGTGCGCTGGGGAGAAGAGGCCGTCGGCATGACGCGGGCGTGGCTGCACGCCGGTGCCGGCGCGGTCGTCGCCGCGCCGGTGGTGGTCGCCGACGACGACGCCTGCGAGCTGCTCGCCGCGCTGCATACCGGCCTCGCCGCGGGCGAGGCGCCGGCGGTCGCCCTCGCCGCGGCGAGCGCGCGCACCGGCATCCGCTCGCCGTTCCTCGTGCACGGCAACGGATTCTGA
- a CDS encoding S8/S53 family peptidase, translating to MSPEEYDAAPQPKGWSWRDRARGSVISATVLDPGAEPLDGVEAFQTAYVPDRLLVSDGAGAGLLEGNLDRVREAAAVFGWGVVRERLDGSELGEGERPEPRLPGAGVVIRVRLTTPEAKDAVSPALPDAWRVLQQVRRRILAGRDVVRRRDGRIDAPASLRAAGVDRIGLDHVLTVDPIGVNPYTKSNPYTKSNPYTRSNPYTRSNPVGEYGECGSGGRQPVAWVGPPPVCTEVADGRRRAVVAVLDTGIGAHTWLPDDLVTRDVRLDGHPVGLDDEANPEVYPDLFGPLDGELDPVAGHGTFIAGIVRQIAPDAEMLGIRVADARGIVEESNLLRVVEDLGVLVQRYRDGVRGGRPIDVLNMSLGYYHETPEDGLYTRDLYDLLAVLRGLGVTVVVSAGNDATDRPCFPASLWPWPGSDNGLVPDDLAAHVSVGALNPDRATTALFSNVGPWVRTFAVGAAVLSTLPDFRGGLQASARDDQYARRRLTIAPEDYRGGFAVWSGTSFAAPLVAGLIAAGLGTPPDGKDGKEHVADAIAAARAAAEKALAALG from the coding sequence ATGAGCCCTGAAGAGTACGACGCCGCCCCGCAGCCCAAAGGGTGGTCGTGGCGCGACCGCGCCCGCGGCTCCGTGATCTCCGCCACCGTGCTCGACCCCGGAGCCGAGCCCCTCGACGGCGTCGAGGCGTTCCAGACGGCGTACGTGCCCGATCGGCTGCTCGTCTCGGACGGCGCCGGGGCGGGCCTGCTGGAGGGCAACCTCGATCGCGTCCGCGAGGCGGCCGCCGTCTTCGGCTGGGGCGTCGTGCGCGAGCGCCTGGACGGCAGCGAGCTCGGCGAGGGGGAGCGTCCCGAACCGCGACTGCCCGGTGCGGGGGTAGTGATCCGCGTGCGGCTGACGACGCCGGAGGCGAAGGATGCCGTCTCGCCCGCGCTCCCGGATGCCTGGCGAGTGCTGCAGCAGGTGCGCCGCCGCATCCTCGCTGGTCGTGACGTCGTGCGCCGCCGCGACGGCCGCATCGACGCGCCGGCGTCGCTGCGGGCGGCGGGAGTCGATCGCATCGGCCTGGACCACGTGCTGACGGTCGACCCGATCGGGGTCAATCCATACACCAAATCGAACCCGTACACGAAGTCGAATCCGTACACCCGGTCGAACCCGTACACCCGGTCTAACCCGGTCGGCGAGTACGGCGAGTGCGGATCCGGCGGCCGCCAGCCGGTCGCCTGGGTGGGTCCGCCGCCCGTCTGCACCGAGGTCGCGGACGGTCGGCGTCGCGCGGTCGTGGCGGTGCTCGACACCGGCATCGGCGCGCACACGTGGCTGCCCGACGACCTCGTCACCCGGGACGTGCGGCTCGACGGGCATCCGGTGGGGCTGGACGACGAGGCCAACCCGGAGGTGTACCCCGACCTGTTCGGCCCGCTCGACGGCGAACTCGACCCGGTCGCCGGGCACGGCACGTTCATCGCCGGCATCGTGCGTCAGATCGCGCCGGATGCCGAGATGCTCGGCATCCGTGTCGCCGACGCCCGCGGGATCGTGGAGGAGTCGAACCTGCTGCGCGTCGTGGAGGACCTCGGCGTGCTCGTGCAGCGCTACCGCGACGGCGTGCGCGGCGGGCGTCCGATCGACGTGCTGAACATGTCGCTCGGCTACTACCACGAGACCCCGGAGGACGGCCTGTACACCCGCGACCTCTACGACCTGCTCGCGGTGCTGCGCGGGCTCGGGGTGACCGTCGTGGTGTCGGCGGGCAACGACGCGACCGACCGACCGTGCTTCCCCGCGTCGCTGTGGCCGTGGCCGGGGTCGGACAACGGCCTCGTGCCGGACGACCTCGCCGCCCACGTCTCCGTCGGCGCACTGAACCCGGACCGGGCGACGACGGCCCTGTTCTCCAACGTCGGCCCCTGGGTGCGCACCTTTGCGGTGGGCGCGGCGGTGCTGAGCACGCTTCCCGACTTCCGCGGTGGCCTGCAGGCGTCGGCCCGCGACGACCAGTACGCCCGGCGGCGGCTGACGATCGCCCCCGAGGATTACCGCGGCGGCTTCGCCGTGTGGAGCGGCACGTCGTTCGCGGCGCCGCTCGTGGCGGGGCTGATCGCCGCCGGCCTCGGCACCCCACCGGACGGGAAGGACGGGAAGGAGCACGTCGCCGACGCGATCGCCGCTGCCCGCGCGGCGGCCGAGAAGGCCCTCGCCGCGCTCGGGTGA
- a CDS encoding RNA polymerase sigma factor: protein MTDADPSTSPDQAPDSVSAAGAAGAEGAGGVPATIWDHAADLFTQWREGRTRAMDDLVRLMTPVLWHVVRAYGLDAQLSEDVVQVTWLTLVRRHDTIHDARAVAGWLTTCARREAWRAGRAQQRVRATDDADLEPQLSADDSAESRAQIADRDRRLWSAVTGLDARCGRLLRVIAFEERPDYAHLARDLNMPIGSIGPTRGRCLGKLRAALEAAGWNGDDRDL from the coding sequence ATGACCGATGCCGACCCCTCGACCTCCCCTGATCAGGCCCCGGATTCCGTCTCGGCGGCCGGCGCCGCGGGAGCCGAGGGGGCTGGCGGCGTGCCCGCCACCATCTGGGACCACGCCGCCGACCTGTTCACCCAGTGGCGTGAGGGACGCACCCGCGCGATGGACGACCTGGTGCGGCTGATGACGCCGGTGCTCTGGCACGTGGTCCGCGCGTACGGTCTCGACGCCCAGTTGAGTGAAGACGTCGTGCAGGTCACCTGGCTGACGCTCGTGCGACGGCACGACACGATCCACGACGCCCGCGCCGTCGCCGGCTGGCTGACCACCTGCGCGCGGCGCGAGGCCTGGCGGGCGGGCCGGGCGCAGCAGCGCGTGCGCGCGACCGACGACGCCGACCTCGAGCCGCAGCTCTCCGCGGACGACTCCGCGGAGAGCCGCGCCCAGATCGCCGACCGCGACCGCCGCCTCTGGTCGGCCGTCACCGGGCTCGACGCGCGCTGCGGGCGGCTGCTGCGCGTCATCGCGTTCGAGGAACGCCCCGACTACGCGCATCTCGCGCGAGACCTGAACATGCCGATCGGCTCGATCGGACCGACCCGGGGCCGCTGCCTCGGGAAACTGCGCGCCGCTCTCGAAGCGGCGGGATGGAACGGGGACGACCGTGACCTCTGA
- a CDS encoding glutamine amidotransferase-related protein, which yields MAPLVYLCARPQAGAAAAEYESFRTAMHLDAGELERWDLVQDELPADFASRWRGAVVGGSPFNVADPESAKTDVQRRLEAGLARLAETAASGGVAALFTCYGIGVATRALGGEVTRAYPEDTGPTRVTLTDEGRRDPLFGGLADTFTALTAHKEGTGRMPAGATLLATNEACPVQAYRVGERLYATQFHPEPTGQAFTERMAVYRDDGYFAAGDYDRIAALVLAASLTEPARILRAFATAF from the coding sequence ATGGCCCCGCTCGTGTATCTGTGCGCTCGTCCGCAGGCCGGTGCCGCGGCGGCGGAGTACGAGTCGTTCCGCACGGCGATGCATCTGGATGCCGGTGAGCTGGAGCGCTGGGACCTCGTGCAGGACGAGCTGCCCGCCGACTTCGCGAGCCGTTGGCGCGGCGCCGTCGTGGGCGGCAGCCCCTTCAACGTCGCCGACCCCGAATCGGCGAAGACGGACGTGCAGCGTCGCCTCGAGGCGGGACTCGCCCGGCTCGCCGAGACCGCGGCATCCGGCGGCGTGGCGGCCCTGTTCACCTGCTACGGCATCGGCGTCGCCACGCGTGCCCTGGGCGGCGAGGTGACGCGCGCGTACCCCGAGGACACCGGCCCGACCCGGGTGACGCTCACCGACGAGGGGCGACGCGACCCCCTCTTCGGCGGACTGGCCGACACGTTCACGGCCCTCACGGCGCACAAGGAGGGCACGGGACGGATGCCGGCGGGTGCGACCCTCTTGGCGACCAACGAGGCGTGCCCCGTGCAGGCGTATCGGGTCGGCGAGCGCCTGTACGCGACGCAGTTCCACCCCGAGCCGACCGGCCAGGCCTTCACCGAGCGGATGGCCGTCTACCGTGACGACGGATACTTCGCCGCCGGGGACTACGACCGCATCGCCGCGCTCGTGCTCGCGGCATCGCTCACCGAGCCCGCGCGGATCCTGCGCGCCTTCGCCACCGCGTTCTGA
- a CDS encoding tryptophan-rich sensory protein, translating into MNRSPSPEPTLHGDAAARSEVRSEAPTGADLARQIVVISAVVFMIIAAMVGTGFFGGTNVRDLQGGALDADATVLAPATPAFSIWSVVYLLTIGYAVWQALPSQRGRARQRRAGWWIAATAVLNGGWLLAAQFLTLPLTVVAIVLLLVVLGVTLRRLVAQRPESPVDLLLMDGAVGIHLGWVSLAAVANITAWLAADVVAPMDADAQQLWGVLVLVVVALVGAAIAFGTDGRIAPALAMAWGLVWIGIARSTGEPHAPAVATTAFIVAAVVLAAAIGLRARALTRARSAG; encoded by the coding sequence ATGAACCGCTCACCGTCCCCCGAGCCCACCCTGCACGGCGACGCCGCAGCGCGCTCCGAGGTGCGTTCCGAAGCGCCGACGGGGGCGGATCTCGCCCGGCAGATCGTCGTGATCTCGGCGGTCGTCTTCATGATCATCGCCGCGATGGTCGGCACGGGATTCTTCGGCGGCACCAACGTCCGCGACCTGCAGGGCGGGGCGCTTGACGCCGACGCCACGGTGCTCGCGCCCGCGACGCCGGCGTTCTCGATCTGGAGCGTCGTGTACCTGCTGACGATCGGCTACGCCGTGTGGCAGGCGCTGCCCTCCCAGCGCGGCCGGGCACGGCAGCGCCGCGCCGGCTGGTGGATCGCCGCCACCGCCGTGCTCAACGGCGGGTGGCTGCTCGCCGCGCAGTTCCTGACGCTGCCACTGACGGTCGTCGCGATCGTGCTGCTGCTGGTGGTGCTCGGCGTGACGCTGCGCCGACTCGTGGCGCAGCGTCCCGAGAGTCCGGTCGACCTGCTCCTTATGGACGGCGCCGTCGGCATCCATCTGGGCTGGGTGTCTCTCGCGGCGGTCGCGAACATCACCGCCTGGCTCGCCGCGGATGTCGTCGCGCCGATGGATGCCGATGCCCAGCAGCTGTGGGGCGTGCTCGTCCTCGTGGTGGTCGCCCTCGTCGGCGCCGCGATCGCATTCGGCACGGACGGGCGCATCGCGCCGGCCCTCGCAATGGCGTGGGGCCTGGTCTGGATCGGGATCGCGCGATCCACGGGCGAGCCGCACGCGCCGGCCGTGGCGACGACGGCCTTCATCGTCGCCGCCGTGGTGCTGGCGGCGGCCATCGGGTTGCGCGCCCGCGCGCTGACCCGCGCGCGCTCCGCCGGCTGA